The Metamycoplasma phocicerebrale genome includes a region encoding these proteins:
- a CDS encoding lipoprotein 17-related variable surface protein, with product MKKSLKVRNAMITIGFISPILFTPILAISCENTQIKKDAQKVVINNLKKATTKPSELDKNLAQEWLNDEKQNEVAKKYNFEVLEVINVNDKEGKLTLKIRMTEKLSDKDLKSGKKPAILELKKDFVGFKKMPNSTNENLTIEQELNNELQKVKVNRTEKKLKKIRATALESNFNEYFNFSNFDQTKFELLYKVNQITQQNKEDGTATFEYWLKSLNSSIESEHKTYSVEGLKTLSEEAQNEAGLLTITIKNKETIAVKQIQDEPLKYIIFSEFKTKNHLFKIGKVKTLDSKPNNGEISISVEIQNVKSEIVYLEKNFKIEGLKKVSE from the coding sequence ATGAAAAAATCATTAAAAGTGAGAAATGCTATGATTACAATAGGTTTTATTAGCCCAATTTTATTTACACCTATTTTAGCTATTTCTTGTGAAAATACACAAATTAAAAAGGATGCTCAAAAAGTAGTTATTAATAATTTAAAAAAAGCTACAACCAAACCTTCAGAATTAGATAAAAACTTAGCTCAAGAATGGTTGAATGATGAAAAACAAAATGAAGTAGCAAAAAAATATAATTTTGAAGTTTTAGAAGTTATCAATGTTAACGATAAAGAAGGAAAGTTAACTTTAAAAATTAGAATGACTGAAAAACTTTCTGATAAAGATTTAAAATCAGGCAAAAAACCCGCTATCTTAGAACTAAAAAAAGATTTTGTAGGATTTAAAAAAATGCCTAATTCTACAAACGAAAATTTAACTATAGAACAAGAATTAAATAATGAATTGCAAAAAGTTAAAGTTAATAGAACTGAAAAAAAATTAAAAAAAATCAGAGCTACAGCTTTAGAAAGTAATTTTAATGAATATTTTAATTTTAGTAATTTTGATCAAACAAAATTTGAATTACTTTACAAAGTAAATCAAATTACACAACAAAATAAAGAAGACGGTACAGCTACATTTGAATATTGATTAAAGAGCTTAAATAGTTCAATAGAATCAGAACATAAAACATATTCTGTTGAGGGTTTAAAAACCCTTTCAGAAGAAGCACAAAATGAGGCTGGTCTGTTGACGATAACAATAAAAAATAAGGAAACCATTGCTGTTAAGCAAATTCAAGATGAGCCTCTAAAATATATAATTTTTAGTGAGTTTAAGACTAAAAATCATTTATTTAAAATTGGAAAAGTAAAAACTTTAGATTCTAAACCGAATAATGGTGAAATATCCATAAGTGTTGAAATCCAAAATGTAAAAAGTGAAATAGTATATTTAGAAAAAAATTTCAAAATTGAAGGACTTAAAAAAGTTAGTGAATAA